From the genome of Nicotiana sylvestris chromosome 2, ASM39365v2, whole genome shotgun sequence, one region includes:
- the LOC104231864 gene encoding internal alternative NAD(P)H-ubiquinone oxidoreductase A1, mitochondrial isoform X1, producing MPWFKNLIKISTTILNQPSSKSITPFASPPLTQFFLQFTKDYSTNIGSKHAGMEPTKTDQKPRIVVLGSGWAGCRLMKDIDTNIYDVVCVSPRNHMVFTPLLASTCVGTLEFRSVTEHIGRIQPAISREPSSYFFLANCTGIDFDKHMVQCQTVTEGVETLEPWNFNISYDKLVIASGAQALTFGIKGVKEHATFLREVYHAQEIRRKLLLNLMLSDVPGVTEEEKRRLLHCVVVGGGPTGVEFSGELSDFILRDVHQRYSHVKDYIRVTLIEANEILSSFDDRLRVYATKQLTKSGVRLVRGLVQDVQPEKIILSDGTDVPYGLLVWSTGVGPSPFVNSLDIPKAKGRIGIDEWLRVPSVQDVFSIGDCSGFLESTGKQVLPALAQVAEQQGKYLASMINRMGKEGGGHANSANKMNLGNPFIYKHLGSMATIGRYKALVDLRESKEAKGVSIAGFTSLLVWRSAYLTRVVSWRNRFYVLINWLTTLIFGRDISRI from the exons ATGCCTTGGTTCAAGAATCtcatcaaaatttccactaccattTTGAACCAACCATCTTCCAAATCTATAACCCCATTTGCCTCACCTCCACTGACCCAATTTTTTCTACAATTCACTAAAGATTACTCTACTAATATTGGTTCTAAACATGCTGGAATGGAACCAACAAAAACTGACCAAAAACCAAGAATTGTGGTGCTAGGTTCAGGATGGGCTGGTTGCAGGCTAATGAAAGACATTGACACAAACATTTATGATGTTGTTTGTGTGTCACCTAGGAATCATATGGTTTTCACTCCATTGTTAGCATCTACTTGTGTTGGAACTCTTGAGTTTAGGTCTGTTACAGAACATATTGGGAGGATTCAACCTGCTATTTCAAGAGAACCAAGTTCTTATTTCTTTCTTGCTAATTGCACTGGCATTGATTTTGATAAACATATG GTACAATGCCAAACTGTGACAGAAGGAGTTGAAACCTTGGAGCCATGGAACTTCAATATTTCATATGACAAGTTAGTCATTGCCTCTGGAGCACAAGCTTTGACATTTGGAATTAAAGGTGTAAAAGAGCATGCTACTTTTCTTCGCGAAGTTTACCATGCTCAGGAAATACGAAGGAAACTACTCCTAAATCTCATGCTTTCTGATGTGCCTG GAGTTACAGAGGAAGAAAAGCGTCGACTTTTACATTGTGTTGTAGTTGGAGGTGGACCAACAGGAGTTGAGTTCAGTGGTGAACTTAGTGATTTTATCCTAAGGGATGTTCATCAAAGATATTCTCATGTCAAAGACTACATTCGCGTCACATTGATTGAG GCAAATGAGATATTGTCCTCCTTTGATGATCGTTTACGTGTATATGCAACCAAACAGTTGACAAAG TCAGGAGTTCGTCTAGTACGAGGCCTCGTACAAGATGTGCAACCTGAGAAGATAATTCTTAGTGATGGCACTGATGTTCCATATGGTCTGTTAGTTTGGTCTACTGGTGTTGGACCTTCACCTTTTGTGAATTCACTGGATATACCAAAAGCTAAAGGGAG GATTGGAATTGATGAATGGTTACGCGTCCCATCGGTACAGGATGTCTTCTCAATTGGTGACTGCAGTGGTTTTCTTGAAAGTACAGGCAAACAAGTTCTTCCAGCTTTGGCACAA GTTGCAGAGCAGCAGGGAAAATATCTTGCAAGTATGATAAACAGGATGGGTAAAGAAGGTGGAGGACATGCCAATTCTGcaaataaaatgaatttgggaaatcCATTTATTTATAAACACTTGGGAAGCATGGCTACTATTGGTAGATACAAGGCCCTTGTTGACCTTAGAGAGAGCAAG GAAGCAAAGGGTGTATCTATAGCAGGATTCACGAGTTTGCTTGTTTGGCGTTCTGCATATTTGACTCGTGTAGTGAGCTGGAGGAACAGATTCTATGTACTGATTAACTGGTTGACAACCTTAATCTTTGGCCGTGATATAAGTCGGATTTAG
- the LOC104231864 gene encoding internal alternative NAD(P)H-ubiquinone oxidoreductase A1, mitochondrial isoform X2, whose protein sequence is MPWFKNLIKISTTILNQPSSKSITPFASPPLTQFFLQFTKDYSTNIGSKHAGMEPTKTDQKPRIVVLGSGWAGCRLMKDIDTNIYDVVCVSPRNHMVFTPLLASTCVGTLEFRSVTEHIGRIQPAISREPSSYFFLANCTGIDFDKHMVQCQTVTEGVETLEPWNFNISYDKLVIASGAQALTFGIKGVKEHATFLREVYHAQEIRRKLLLNLMLSDVPGVTEEEKRRLLHCVVVGGGPTGVEFSGELSDFILRDVHQRYSHVKDYIRVTLIEANEILSSFDDRLRVYATKQLTKSGVRLVRGLVQDVQPEKIILSDGTDVPYGLLVWSTGVGPSPFVNSLDIPKAKGRIGIDEWLRVPSVQDVFSIGDCSGFLESTGKQVLPALAQPKKYPKCSTLLRLKNDQKLGWSYIKRREFD, encoded by the exons ATGCCTTGGTTCAAGAATCtcatcaaaatttccactaccattTTGAACCAACCATCTTCCAAATCTATAACCCCATTTGCCTCACCTCCACTGACCCAATTTTTTCTACAATTCACTAAAGATTACTCTACTAATATTGGTTCTAAACATGCTGGAATGGAACCAACAAAAACTGACCAAAAACCAAGAATTGTGGTGCTAGGTTCAGGATGGGCTGGTTGCAGGCTAATGAAAGACATTGACACAAACATTTATGATGTTGTTTGTGTGTCACCTAGGAATCATATGGTTTTCACTCCATTGTTAGCATCTACTTGTGTTGGAACTCTTGAGTTTAGGTCTGTTACAGAACATATTGGGAGGATTCAACCTGCTATTTCAAGAGAACCAAGTTCTTATTTCTTTCTTGCTAATTGCACTGGCATTGATTTTGATAAACATATG GTACAATGCCAAACTGTGACAGAAGGAGTTGAAACCTTGGAGCCATGGAACTTCAATATTTCATATGACAAGTTAGTCATTGCCTCTGGAGCACAAGCTTTGACATTTGGAATTAAAGGTGTAAAAGAGCATGCTACTTTTCTTCGCGAAGTTTACCATGCTCAGGAAATACGAAGGAAACTACTCCTAAATCTCATGCTTTCTGATGTGCCTG GAGTTACAGAGGAAGAAAAGCGTCGACTTTTACATTGTGTTGTAGTTGGAGGTGGACCAACAGGAGTTGAGTTCAGTGGTGAACTTAGTGATTTTATCCTAAGGGATGTTCATCAAAGATATTCTCATGTCAAAGACTACATTCGCGTCACATTGATTGAG GCAAATGAGATATTGTCCTCCTTTGATGATCGTTTACGTGTATATGCAACCAAACAGTTGACAAAG TCAGGAGTTCGTCTAGTACGAGGCCTCGTACAAGATGTGCAACCTGAGAAGATAATTCTTAGTGATGGCACTGATGTTCCATATGGTCTGTTAGTTTGGTCTACTGGTGTTGGACCTTCACCTTTTGTGAATTCACTGGATATACCAAAAGCTAAAGGGAG GATTGGAATTGATGAATGGTTACGCGTCCCATCGGTACAGGATGTCTTCTCAATTGGTGACTGCAGTGGTTTTCTTGAAAGTACAGGCAAACAAGTTCTTCCAGCTTTGGCACAA CCGAAGAAATATCCAAAATGTTCAACCCTCCTCAGGCTAAAGAATGATCAAAAGCTGGGGTGGAGCTACATAAAACGAAGGGAGTTCGATTGA